In Symbiobacterium terraclitae, a genomic segment contains:
- the gyrB gene encoding DNA topoisomerase (ATP-hydrolyzing) subunit B: MNTQGSQEYTGEQIQVLEGLEAVRRRPGMYIGGTSQRGLHHLIWEIIDNAVDERLAGYCDTIVVTLHADGSCSVEDNGRGIPVDIHPKTGKSTVETVYTVLHAGGKFGGGAYKVSGGLHGVGASVVNALSTRLYVRVQHDGGIYEVEFEGGGHTLYPLRRIGDTRGHGTYVRFWPDPAIFETVEFDAEAVVARLRDTAFLNQGLYIRFLNEKTNEEYRFKYNEGLQTFVQYLNRSREPLHAKPIYIYRSTDTQEMELAIQYTDAYSENIFSYANNIRTVEGGTHETGLKTALTRVINNYARKNKLLKDNEDNLSGEDIREGLTAILSVKMQDPQFEGQTKTKLGSSEMETFVASAVTEGLAEFLEENPTVARRIVEKAISASRAREAARKARELVRRKSALEVTALPGKLTDCSSRDPEESELFLVEGDSAGGSAKMGRDRRIQAILPLRGKILNVEKSRLDKILANEEIRTLITAIGAGIGDDFDISKCRYHKVVIMTDADVDGSHIRTLLLTFFYRFMRPLIEAGYLYIANPPLYMIKKGKQTYYAYSEEEKDQIITRIGGVTEKPQRYKGLGEMNPEQLWETTMDPAKRTLFRVSMEDAAEANTVFETLMGEKVEPRREFIQRNAHLVQNLDTIG, encoded by the coding sequence CTGAACACCCAGGGTTCGCAAGAATACACCGGGGAACAGATTCAGGTGCTCGAAGGCCTTGAGGCCGTGCGCCGTCGGCCGGGCATGTATATCGGCGGAACCTCGCAGCGCGGCCTCCACCACCTGATCTGGGAGATCATCGACAACGCGGTGGACGAGCGGCTGGCCGGGTACTGCGACACCATCGTGGTCACGCTGCACGCCGATGGTTCCTGTTCGGTTGAGGACAACGGCCGCGGCATCCCCGTTGATATCCACCCCAAGACGGGCAAGTCCACCGTTGAGACCGTCTACACCGTGCTGCACGCTGGCGGCAAGTTCGGCGGCGGCGCCTACAAGGTCTCCGGCGGCCTCCACGGGGTGGGCGCTTCGGTCGTCAACGCGCTCTCCACCAGGCTCTACGTGCGCGTCCAGCACGACGGCGGCATCTACGAGGTGGAGTTCGAGGGCGGCGGACACACCCTCTATCCCCTCCGCCGCATCGGAGACACCCGCGGCCACGGCACCTACGTCCGCTTCTGGCCGGACCCGGCGATCTTCGAGACCGTCGAGTTCGACGCAGAGGCGGTTGTGGCGCGCCTGCGTGACACCGCCTTCCTGAACCAGGGGCTCTACATCCGCTTCCTCAACGAGAAGACCAACGAGGAGTACCGCTTCAAGTACAACGAGGGCCTCCAGACCTTCGTGCAGTACTTGAACCGCTCGCGCGAGCCGCTGCACGCCAAGCCCATCTACATCTACCGGTCCACTGACACCCAGGAGATGGAGCTGGCGATCCAGTACACGGACGCGTACAGCGAGAACATCTTCAGCTATGCCAACAACATCCGGACGGTCGAGGGCGGCACCCACGAGACGGGTCTGAAGACCGCCCTGACGCGCGTGATCAACAACTACGCCCGCAAGAACAAGCTCCTCAAGGACAATGAGGACAACCTCTCTGGTGAGGACATCCGCGAGGGCCTCACCGCCATCCTGTCGGTGAAGATGCAGGACCCGCAGTTCGAAGGGCAGACCAAGACGAAGCTGGGCTCCTCCGAGATGGAGACCTTCGTGGCGAGCGCGGTCACCGAGGGGCTGGCCGAGTTCCTGGAGGAGAACCCCACCGTGGCCCGGCGCATCGTCGAAAAGGCCATCAGCGCCTCCAGGGCGCGCGAGGCCGCGCGCAAGGCCCGGGAGCTGGTGCGGCGCAAGAGCGCGCTGGAGGTCACGGCGCTGCCCGGCAAGCTGACCGACTGCTCCTCCCGGGATCCCGAGGAGTCGGAACTCTTCCTCGTCGAGGGCGACTCGGCAGGCGGCTCCGCCAAGATGGGCCGCGACCGGCGCATCCAGGCGATCCTGCCCCTGCGCGGCAAGATCCTCAACGTGGAGAAATCCCGGCTCGACAAGATCCTCGCCAACGAGGAAATCCGCACCCTGATCACGGCCATCGGCGCCGGCATCGGCGACGACTTCGACATCTCCAAGTGCCGGTACCACAAGGTGGTCATCATGACCGACGCCGACGTGGACGGAAGCCACATCCGCACCCTGCTGCTCACCTTCTTCTACCGCTTCATGCGGCCGCTCATCGAGGCGGGGTACCTCTACATCGCCAACCCGCCGCTCTACATGATCAAGAAGGGCAAGCAGACCTACTACGCCTACTCCGAGGAGGAGAAGGACCAGATCATCACCCGGATCGGCGGCGTCACCGAGAAGCCGCAGCGGTACAAGGGCCTTGGCGAGATGAACCCGGAGCAGCTCTGGGAGACCACCATGGACCCCGCCAAGCGCACCCTGTTCCGGGTATCGATGGAGGATGCAGCCGAGGCCAACACGGTCTTTGAGACCCTCATGGGAGAGAAGGTAGAGCCCCGCCGGGAGTTCATCCAGCGGAACGCCCACCTGGTCCAGAATCTGGACACCATCGGCTAG
- the gyrA gene encoding DNA gyrase subunit A, with protein sequence MAGDFAQRILTKEIKHEMETSYLTYSMSVIVGRALPDVRDGLKPVQRRILYSMYESGNTADKPYRKSAKTVGDVLGKYHPHGDSAVYDTMVRLAQDFVVRYPLIDGQGNYGSIDGDPPAAMRYTEARLSRLAGEMLADIEKDTVDFEDNFDNSEKEPTVLPSRFPNLLVNGSTGIAVGMATNIPPHNLGEVIDGLCLMIDKPDVTVEELNAVIKGPDFPTGGLILGRDGIRKAYQTGKGSITMRAKTQIETMNNGKNRIVVTELPYGVNKARLIERIAELHRDKKIDGITDLRDESDRTGLRIAIELRRDANAHVVLNQLLKYTALQQNFGINMLALVENRPRLLNLKQMLHYYLQHQLDVIVRRTKFDLEKALARAHILEGLLKALDIIDEVINTIRSSPTTDEARTRLMNEFGFTEVQAQHILDMQLRRLTALEREKLQDEYDELQDRIAYFRAVLDSQKMQYDIIKQELGEIKKKYADPRRTRITADAGEIDVEDLIAEEDVVITISHTGYIKRVPLSTFRAQRRGGRGIQGAGTKEEDFIEHLFITTTHHFMMFFTDQGRVFRIKCHEIPEASRQARGTAIVNLLPLNPGEKVNTVIPVREVEDEGTFIFFATRQGYVKKTALSEYSNVRSTGIIAIRLEEGDKLVGARLTRGNEEIILVSSAGNALRFHEDDVRPMGRDARGVKGIDLGRDEYVVGMDNVQPNADLLVVTETGIGKRTPLSEYPTYRRGAKGVITIRHVEERHGRLVAIKVVTEGNDVILVSEQGVLIRIPVQEVRQSGRATQGVQLMNLDADDKLSAIAQVVTREDEED encoded by the coding sequence GTGGCCGGAGACTTCGCACAGCGGATCCTGACAAAAGAGATCAAACACGAGATGGAGACGTCGTACCTGACGTATTCCATGTCTGTCATCGTCGGCCGGGCGCTCCCCGACGTGCGCGACGGGCTCAAGCCGGTGCAGCGCCGCATCCTGTACTCCATGTACGAGAGCGGGAACACGGCGGACAAGCCTTACCGCAAGTCGGCCAAGACCGTGGGCGACGTGCTCGGCAAATACCACCCCCACGGCGACTCGGCCGTGTACGACACGATGGTGCGGCTGGCGCAGGACTTCGTGGTGCGCTACCCGCTGATCGACGGCCAGGGCAACTACGGCTCGATCGACGGCGACCCGCCCGCGGCCATGCGCTACACCGAGGCCCGCCTCTCCAGGCTGGCCGGCGAGATGCTGGCCGACATCGAGAAGGACACGGTCGACTTCGAGGACAACTTCGACAACAGCGAGAAGGAGCCGACGGTGCTGCCGTCGCGCTTCCCGAACCTGCTGGTCAACGGCTCCACGGGAATCGCGGTCGGCATGGCCACCAACATCCCGCCCCACAACCTGGGCGAGGTGATCGACGGCCTCTGCCTCATGATCGATAAGCCCGACGTCACGGTTGAAGAACTGAACGCCGTCATCAAGGGCCCAGACTTCCCCACCGGCGGCCTGATCCTGGGCCGCGACGGCATCCGCAAGGCCTACCAGACCGGCAAGGGCTCCATCACGATGCGGGCCAAGACGCAGATCGAGACCATGAACAACGGCAAGAACCGCATCGTGGTGACGGAGCTGCCCTACGGCGTCAACAAGGCCCGGCTGATCGAGCGCATCGCCGAGCTGCACCGGGACAAGAAGATCGACGGCATCACCGACCTCAGGGATGAGTCTGACCGCACGGGCCTGCGCATCGCCATCGAGCTGCGGCGCGACGCGAACGCGCACGTCGTTCTGAACCAGCTGCTCAAGTACACGGCGCTGCAGCAGAACTTCGGCATCAACATGCTGGCCCTGGTGGAGAACCGGCCGCGTCTGCTCAACCTGAAGCAGATGCTGCACTACTACCTGCAGCACCAGCTGGACGTCATCGTCCGGCGCACCAAGTTCGACCTGGAGAAGGCCCTCGCTCGGGCCCACATCCTGGAAGGCCTGCTGAAGGCGCTGGACATCATCGACGAGGTCATCAACACCATCCGCTCCTCCCCCACCACGGACGAGGCCCGCACCCGGCTGATGAACGAGTTCGGCTTCACCGAGGTGCAGGCGCAGCACATCCTCGACATGCAGCTGCGCCGCCTGACCGCCCTGGAGCGGGAGAAGCTGCAGGACGAGTACGACGAGCTCCAGGACCGCATCGCCTACTTCCGCGCGGTGCTCGATTCCCAGAAGATGCAGTACGACATCATCAAGCAGGAGCTCGGCGAGATCAAGAAGAAGTACGCCGACCCCCGGCGCACCCGCATCACGGCCGACGCCGGCGAGATCGACGTCGAGGACCTGATCGCCGAGGAGGACGTGGTCATCACCATCTCCCACACCGGCTACATCAAGCGGGTGCCGCTTTCCACCTTCAGGGCGCAGCGCCGCGGCGGCCGGGGCATTCAGGGCGCGGGCACCAAGGAAGAGGACTTCATCGAGCACCTCTTCATCACCACGACGCACCACTTCATGATGTTCTTCACCGACCAGGGGCGCGTCTTCCGCATCAAGTGTCACGAGATCCCCGAGGCCTCGCGGCAGGCCCGCGGCACGGCGATCGTCAACCTGTTGCCGCTCAACCCGGGCGAGAAGGTGAACACGGTCATCCCCGTCAGGGAGGTCGAGGACGAGGGCACGTTCATCTTCTTCGCCACCCGGCAGGGATACGTGAAGAAGACCGCGCTGTCGGAGTACAGCAACGTGCGGTCCACCGGCATCATCGCCATCCGGCTCGAGGAGGGCGACAAGCTGGTGGGCGCCCGCCTCACCCGCGGCAACGAGGAGATCATCCTGGTCTCCAGCGCCGGCAACGCTCTGCGCTTCCACGAGGACGACGTGCGCCCGATGGGCCGCGACGCCCGCGGCGTGAAAGGCATCGACCTCGGCCGGGACGAGTACGTGGTGGGCATGGACAACGTGCAGCCCAACGCGGACCTTCTCGTGGTCACCGAGACCGGCATCGGCAAGCGGACGCCGCTCTCCGAGTACCCGACCTACCGGCGCGGCGCCAAGGGCGTGATCACGATCCGGCACGTCGAGGAGCGGCACGGGCGGCTGGTGGCCATCAAGGTGGTCACGGAGGGCAACGACGTCATCCTCGTCTCCGAGCAGGGCGTGCTGATCCGCATCCCCGTCCAGGAGGTGCGGCAGAGCGGCCGGGCTACCCAGGGCGTGCAGCTGATGAACCTCGACGCCGACGACAAGCTCTCGGCCATCGCCCAGGTGGTCACGCGGGAGGACGAGGAGGATTGA
- the recF gene encoding DNA replication/repair protein RecF (All proteins in this family for which functions are known are DNA-binding proteins that assist the filamentation of RecA onto DNA for the initiation of recombination or recombinational repair.) has product MRLYLAALQLESFRNYDSLSIRFSPGLNVLHGDNAQGKTNLLEAIHFLATGKSHRTSRDQDLIQEGKDALRARAEVVRKTGSIDLELQYGHETRKQLKINGIPERKIARLVGSLAAVLFSPDDLQLLKGPPSGRRRFLDLELSQISQNYLHHLMTYNRLLAQRNTLLKQPVVDEGLMAVYDEQLVESGAQLIVRRAEAVRRLSPIAARYHEMLSDGREGLRLAYQSQGADEGGQPDLLETADRLRRALTRVRHEERRRQVTLVGPHRDDLAIWVAGRDARLYASQGQQRTAVLALKLAELQFMTEEIGEAPLLLLDDVASELDPHRRHYLLAAVQEGVQSFITCTDLDDLMVRQWPAEHRLFRVRSGTVNLDEKGLA; this is encoded by the coding sequence ATGAGGTTGTATCTCGCCGCGCTCCAACTTGAGTCCTTTCGCAACTACGACTCCCTCTCCATCCGCTTCTCCCCGGGCCTCAATGTCCTGCACGGCGACAACGCCCAGGGGAAGACCAACCTCCTCGAGGCCATCCACTTCCTGGCCACCGGCAAGAGCCACCGCACCTCCCGGGATCAGGACCTGATCCAGGAGGGCAAGGACGCGCTGCGGGCCCGTGCGGAAGTGGTGCGCAAGACCGGTTCGATCGACCTCGAGCTGCAGTACGGCCACGAAACCCGCAAGCAGCTGAAGATCAACGGGATCCCGGAGCGCAAGATCGCCCGCCTTGTGGGCAGCCTCGCCGCCGTCCTCTTCTCCCCCGACGACCTGCAGCTGCTCAAGGGCCCGCCCTCGGGACGCCGGCGCTTCCTGGACCTGGAGCTGTCGCAGATCTCCCAGAACTACCTGCACCACCTGATGACGTACAACCGCCTGCTCGCCCAGCGCAACACGCTGCTCAAGCAGCCGGTCGTCGACGAGGGGCTCATGGCGGTCTATGACGAGCAGCTGGTGGAGTCCGGCGCGCAGCTCATCGTCCGGCGGGCCGAGGCGGTCCGCCGGCTCTCGCCTATTGCTGCCCGCTACCACGAGATGCTCTCCGACGGGCGCGAGGGGCTGCGCCTCGCCTATCAGAGCCAGGGCGCGGACGAGGGCGGCCAGCCCGACCTGCTGGAGACGGCCGACCGCCTCCGGCGGGCGCTGACGAGGGTGCGCCACGAGGAGCGGCGCCGGCAGGTGACGCTCGTCGGTCCCCACCGCGACGACCTCGCCATCTGGGTGGCCGGCCGGGATGCGCGCCTGTACGCCTCACAGGGCCAGCAGCGCACCGCCGTTCTGGCGCTGAAGCTGGCCGAACTGCAGTTCATGACGGAGGAGATCGGCGAAGCTCCTCTGCTGCTGCTGGACGACGTGGCCTCCGAACTGGATCCGCACCGGCGTCACTACCTGCTGGCGGCCGTGCAGGAAGGGGTCCAGAGCTTCATCACCTGCACCGACCTGGATGACCTGATGGTGCGGCAGTGGCCCGCCGAACACCGCCTCTTCCGCGTGCGGAGCGGGACGGTGAACCTAGACGAAAAGGGGTTGGCGTGA
- the remB gene encoding extracellular matrix regulator RemB, which yields MYLHVGTDVVVNLRQVIAILDLRSAGRGQATVELLERLRREGRLTDISGGGAKSLVLTRSGGILSPISSTTLKRRSVSSTEVCHL from the coding sequence ATGTACCTCCACGTGGGCACAGACGTGGTGGTGAACCTGCGACAGGTCATCGCCATTCTCGATCTGCGCAGCGCCGGTCGGGGACAGGCCACGGTCGAGCTGCTCGAGCGGCTCAGGCGGGAAGGCCGCCTCACCGACATCAGCGGCGGCGGGGCCAAGAGCCTTGTCCTGACCCGCTCCGGCGGCATCCTGTCTCCCATCTCCTCGACCACGCTGAAGAGGCGTTCAGTTTCCAGCACCGAGGTCTGTCACTTGTGA